TCTTGCAAAAAGGAGAGACCATCCGCATGAATTGTACCAATATAGCGATTATACGTCAGAGGAAGCAATTGACTTCGCAGCTTATGATTGGGCCGGTAAAGCCCCTTCACAAAAAACATCTTTGTCCCAAAGGGTTCGGTGAAAATCTTAACCAAGCCATCATTTTCTTTATACTTGCGCTCAAATAACACAATCCCATCGAATCGCTCTTGCATCCTCCACCTCCTTACGCCTTAGCTTGCCGTGCAGTTCATGCTTTTAACTTGGCCCAAAGTATAAGGCATGAATTGATAATCGTACCAGAAATCCCTATCAATAATCATCAGGCCGATAACCTAAGTCCATTAGCTGACTCTGGCGTTCGCGCCAATTGTTCTGAACTTTAACCCATAAATCTAAATAGACCTTATCGTCTAGCAAATGCTCAATATCACGACGAGCTAGTTGGCCAATTTTCTTAATCATCTTACCTTGCGCTCCGATAATGATACCCTTCTGGCTTTTGCGTTCAACGATAATAGTGGCTTGAATTTCAATTTTACCATCTTCGTTTCTTTGCATCCGCTCAACTTGAACGGCTACAGAATGTGGAATCTCTTCACGTGTTAAAAGCAAAATTTTCTCGCGGATAAATTCTGCTACAACGAAATATTCAGGATGATCCATAACTTGATCTGCCGGATAGTATTTTGGACCTTCTTGGAGAATCCCTTTGATTCCTTCAAGTAGTTCCGGCACATTATCACCTTCAGTCGCACTGATTGGATAAATTTCATCGAAATCATATTCCTGACGATAGGATTCAATAATCGGCAATAAATCTTCATGTGAAACGAGGTCAATCTTGTTAATTAATAGGAAGACAGGTACCTTCGTACTTGCAGCCCGTTCAATGACAAGGCGGTCTCCCGGCCCAATGGGTTCGCTGGCGTTAACTACAACTAAAACCCCATCCACACCTTGCAAGGCAGAATACGTTGTCTTCAACATAAAATCACCTAAAGCATGCTTAGGCTTATGAATACCGGGTGTATCAATAAAAACAATTTGAGCCGTTTCGTCTGTGTAAACCCCTTGAATTCTATTACGCGTCGTTTGGGCTTTATCTGACATAATAGCGATTTTCTGGCCTACGAAGCGATTCAATAGGGTTGATTTACCGACATTCGGCCGTCCGATGATCGCAATAAAGCCTGATTTAAATGTTTGTTCCTTCATAACTCCTCCATTCTAAATAAGTAATTTCATATATGGTATAAAGATTATTAAGCCTATAAGCGCCGCTGTCAAGGCCGCTAGCAGTACTGCCCCTGCTGCAATATCTTTAGCTCGTTTCGCTAAAGGTAATTCTTGCCCTTGCGCTACAAGGTCTACTACCGTTTCAATCGCACTGTTAAATAGTTCCGCCGAAAGGACCAGACCACTAGCAAGTAAGACAGCGAGCCATTCCCCTAGTGTGATTTGGAAATAGAAGCCCGCCCCTATTGTCAACAGGCCTATGCACAGTTCTATGCGTAAATTGCGCTCCGTCTGAAATGCTTGGTAAATACCACTTATTGCGAAAGAACAGCTTTTAATAAATTTCTTTAGCGAAGCTTTAACGGGAGAGGCCATAATTATCTAATACTTTCTCTTGAATACCAAACATCTCTGCTTCCTCTTGTGGCGTCTGATGGTCATAGCCATTCAAGTGTAAGAAACCATGCACCGCTAGAAATGCTAACTCCCTTGCTTGAGAATGACCATATTCCTCAGCTTGCTCCTGCATTCGTGGGTAAGAGATGACAATATCTCCTAGGTGTCTTGGCATATTTAATACCTTCAACAAGTCGCCAAAAGCTAAATCCAGCTCATCTTCCCCTTCTTCTAAGGGAAAGCTTAGGACATCGGTCGGCCGATCGACTTGGCGGTACTGTTGATTCAAAGCATGAATGGCTTCATTCGAGACGATGGACACGTCTACTTCAGCATCTTCAGGCAATTTTAAGGCCTTGCCAGCTTCAGTCAGAATATTTCTAAGCAAATCTGACTCCTGCTCATTTAAATAATTGCCTTCATCGATAATCGTTACGTTCATTTACTCACCTCAATCTTTCGGATACGAAATACGAGAGTGATACATACCCGAAATATTATTAATTAAGGACTGGCGTACCAATTTCACTTCATGGAACGTAAGTCCCGACTCTGAAAACTGGTCGTCTTTTAACTTGTCGCAAATAATGGAATCCACTAAATTCTCAATGGTTTCCAATTCATAATCTTTCAAACTACGAGACGCTGCCTCAACCGAATCTGCAATCATAATGACCGCCGCTTCTTTACTTTGTGGCTTAGGCCCTGGATAGCGGAAATCAGCCTCATCTACATTCGGATTATCCTGCTTGGCTTCATGGTAAAAGTACCCCACCCGTGTTGTACCATGGTGTTGCATGCAAATATCAATTATAATTTGCGGGAAATGGTGCTCTTCCATTATGCCTCTCCCTAAAGTTACGTGGCTAATAATAATTTCAGCACTTTCTTTAGGGGTTAATTTTTGGTGGGGGCTTACCATATGGGCCGGCACATTCTCCGTAAAAAACATCGGATGAATCGTCTTGCCAACATCATGGTAGTAACTTGCCACCCGCGCAAGCAGGGCATCCCCACCAATGGCAGTGACCGCATTGGAACTCAACGTCGCAACCATCATACTATGGTGGTAAGTTCCCGGCGCTTTCTCACTAATTTCCAGCAGTAAGGGATTATTCAAATTAGAAAGTTGATTTAAGACCAAGGTCGAGTGTTGGCCAAACCACGCTTCCCAATATGGTTGGATAAAGAAATAAGCAGCACCCGCAATGAATACATTAACAGCTGCGATGGCCAGGATAAAGGCAGTTTGCTGCATATCACTTAGGTAATTCAAGACAGACAAGATAGGCACCATGACAATGCCATGCAGCAATAAGCTCATGCCTATATGCAAGCGTTGTGTTGCTTTGCGTTTCTGAATTAAGGCTACCAAGAAACCAAGTAAGCTACTTAACAGATAAAAGAGAACAATCAAAGTTATGTCAATGATACTATTACTTGAGATAAAGAAATTCGCAAATAAATTAAAGAAGATTATCTCAAGAATCGATAATTCTTCTGACGTATAAGGCAATAGTAGAATCGGCATAATATAAATGGGACATAACAAGAGGGCATGTTCCAAGTTGTTCTGCTGCAGTAGACTTAACAGCTTCAAGACACTTAAGATTGCAACCATCGAGACACTATACACCGTTAATTGGGCATTGGCTGATAATACATCTTGCTTGCTTCCAACTAATTTCTGTCTGAAATGGACTAAAAGAGCCAAGGCTTGAATGAGCACTAAGGCATAGAAACCATAGCCAGCTGAGCGCATCGCTCGCCGGTCTAAATAACCGAACAAATCCAACTGACGCATATCGTCTTGATCAATGACATGTCCTTCTTGAACAATAATCTGTCCTTGCAGAATATAACTTGGCTGGACAGAGTTGGCCACTTGTTGACGGCGTTCCTCGGTTTCTTCCTCACTATATACCATCGTCGGGATAATCAATTGTTGCAATAAATCTTGAGTGACTTGCCGACTTTCAAAATTCAAATTCAAACCATCCAGTTGCGTACGCGCTTGGGCGATTATCTGTATAATTTCATTGGCATGAATTGGCTTCGACAAGGTAGAATCGAGTATTTGTGCGGTTGCTTGATTAATCGTCGATAAATCATTATCTGACATTTCGACCAAGGACACAATCGATTCCCTGGGTATCCGTGTCAGCAAATTAACCACGGAGTCATCATAATGGCCTGAGAAATAATATAACAAGGCAAATAATTTCTCGCTCTTCTCTAATTGACCGAAGATAACGTCCTGTTCATCTGTCCGTTCTGCATTAATTTCTAAGGCGATATAGCGTTGCATCCATTCTTCTTCCGCTTCAATCTCCTTTAAACTTTCCGTTGAATAACGCTCTTTACGTACATCACGCAAACCTTGGAACAATTGCTCCAATAAAGCCAATTGACTTTCACGAATATTCGGCTGATAAACATATACATCAGCAACACTATTACGCGCTTGTTCACGGTTACGTTCCGTCATCTCCACATCTTCAATTGTGGTTGGCGCTTGAATTGTCGTTTCAGCAACTTGATTTAATTGGAAATTATATTGCTGGGGCAGTGTCGTGCTATAGCCTAGCAAAATCACAAACAGTGACAGTATAATCAGCACAATGAAGAAATAATACTTGCCAGCTTGTGACTGCCACTGTTCTAATCTTGTCTTCACAGCAACCTCCTTGCTAATTAGTCATCATGTCGGCGATAGGCTCGAATAATATCGGCCACTACCGGATGACGGACTACGTCATATTCATCAAAGGTTACAAATTTAACCCGCGGAATTCCCTTCAAGGTCTGCTGTGCATCTACCAGACCTGAGCGTACCCCTTTGGGTAAGTCGATTTGAGTATGGTCGCCATTTACAATCATCTTCGAGCCGAAGCCTAAGCGCGTCAAGAACATCTTCATCTGTGCAATTGTCGTATTCTGCGCTTCGTCCAAGATAACAAAGGCGTCATCTAAAGTTCTCCCCCGCATATAAGCAAGCGGGGCAATCTCAATCACACCGCGTTCCATCAAACGATTCGTTTGCTCAGTCCCATAGATTGTATACAAAGCGTCATACACGGGCCTTAAATATGGGGCTACCTTCTCCTTTAAGTCTCCAGGCAGGAAGCCCAAGCTTTCGCCAGCCTCTACCGCTGGACGCGTTAGAATAATTTTCTTTACACGACCTTCACGCATAGCCTCTACGGCCAGCACAACGGCTAGGAAGGTCTTGCCTGTGCCCGCCGGACCAATCCCAAAGGTGATATCATGAGCTTCAACTGCACGCACGTACTCAAGCTGCCCGAAATTTTTCGCTCGGATAGCTTTGCCTTCATAAGTTCGACCGATTACCTTCTCATACAAGTGAGCGAAATAATCTAAAGAGCCTCTTTTCGCCATTTTAATTGCTGTTACAATGTCCGGCATCTTAACAGGGACACCCGATTCGAGTAGTTGAAGCAGGTTCAGAAAGATTTGCCGAACAAGTTCAACCTCTTCTTCCTGCCCTGAAATCGAAATAATTTCGCCACGGTTGGCAATTCGAACCGGTAATTCTTCTTCAATGAGCTGAATATGCTTATCGCGGTTACCTAGGAGAGCTACGAGCCAATCACTATTAGTAACCGTTACTTGCTTATTCACTTCGTTTAATTCGGTCAATCAACAATCTCCTTTTTATGTAATATAGTGCTATTGTATCACAGGAAAATACAAAAAACACCCTGCATCGACTCTGAATAAAGCCCCCTAAGACAAAAAAGACCTAGAACTTAATCTAGATCTTCCATGTATTAATGTAATAATTCCTTAACAATGGCATTAACCTTTGAACCATCCGCTTGACCCTTCAAGCGAGCCATGGCAGGTCCCATTACTTTACCGAAATCGCTTGGAGAACTTGCGCCCACCTCTTCGATAACATCTTGAACAACTTGACGAATTTCTTCATCAGATAATTGTTCAGGCAGATATTCTTCGACAATCACAATTTCAGCTTTTACTTCTTCGACTAAATCTTCACGTCCAGCTTGCTCAAATTCAGCTAAAGAATCCCTGCGTTGCTTCATCTCACGATTAAGAATCGTCAACTCTTGGTCTCCAGTTAAAGGCTCGTCATGATTCAACTGTTCATTCTGAAGCGCAGCTTTGATCATGCGTAAAACCTTCAAACGATCTTTATCTCTAGCTTTCATCGCCAGCTTAACGTCTTGATTGATTCGCTCTGTCAGTGACATAGTTTCACCTGATCCCTACACAATTAGTATTTACGCTTACGTGCTGCTTCAGATTTCTTCTTACGGCGAACACTTGGCTTCTCGTAATATTCACGCTTACGCGCTTCACGTAGAGTACCGGTTTTAGAAACGTTACGCTTAAAGCGACGAAGAGCGTCGTCTAATGATTCGTTGTCACGAACAACTGTTTTAGACATATAAATCCCTCCTCCCAAGCTTATGTAACCTTTCTTAGACCCAACGATAATGTAATCTAAATAAAGTTCATGGTACATTATAGCAAACTAAAGCTTGATTTCAAGTTTTTTTGCAAAAAATATGATCATTACTGACAGTCTGCGCATAAGCCAAAGACTTCAAAGCGATGAAATTCAATCTGGACCCCTTGCAGTTCATCTTCCAATAAATGCATCGGACAATGATGAATCGGAATAGATTTACCGCATTTCGTACAAATAAAGTGATGATGGTGATGGTCTCCTATGCAATGAATTTTAAAGAGTTGTTGCTGGCGGTACTCCGTTGTCTCTAATAAATCACATTCGACAAAGTCATATAAATTACGGTAGGTTGTATTGTAACTCATTGTCGGATACTTCTCTCGCAGTATTTCATGAACGTCTTGAGCTGACATATAGTGTTGCTTTTGAGCAAAGAGTTCAAGAATCTCCTTACGCTTTTGTGTTATTTTGAATTGGTTAGCTCTTAGTGTCTCTAATCCCTGTTCTACAAGCTCTTCGTTTGTCTGCTTATGCTCCATTGTATGCATTGTATTCAAAAAACCTCGACTCCCCTCAGACTTTAATGGTATTATAGTACAAATAACATCAAATGTTAAATGAGAAACATTACGATTTACCTAGGAGGATCAGCATGTCCAAGATTTTACACTATTATATTCTTTCGGATTCTGTTGGTGATACCGCTTTAAAAGTTGCCCGCTCTGCCCTTGCCCAGTTCCCTGAAGCACGCACCAAATTACATCGCCATAATTTTGTTAATGACACCGATGCCTTAAATGACATCCTACAGGAAGCGGCGGCCTTAGATGGTCTCGTCTTTATAACCATAGCCGATAATCAACTCGCTAAATATGTCGAACGCTTCTGCATTGAAACAGGCCTCATTTGCTACAATCTTATTCAACCATTTGTCCTGGAAATTCAAAGACGCTTAGAAGTTGAACCTTCTGAAATTGCCGGGGCCCAGCATGAATTGTCCGACGCCTACTTCAAGCGTATTGAAGCGATTGAATTCTGTATTCAATATGATGATGGCCGGGATCCTTCCGGGATGGATGAAGCAGAAATCATTATTATTGGAATCTCCCGCACGGGTAAAACCCCGCTCAGCATGTATCTAGGAACTCTTGGGTATAAAGTGTTAAATATACCTTTGATTCCCGAGAACGAACCGCCTGTAGAATTATTCAAAACCGACAAAAAGAAAATCATCGGCCTGACCAATGATCCTTACACCATTAACCGTCTGCGCGAAACACGTATGATTGAATACGGCATGGATAGTGGCACGCGCTATGCCTCTATCAAACGTGTTGAAGAAGAGCTCAATTTTGCAGATGAATTGTACCGTCAGTTAGATTGTCCCGTTATCAATGTCGTTGACCGAAGCATTGAGGAGTCAGCCACGATTATCTTGGATATTATGAATATGCCGGTCCGCTATAATTAAGCTATATTTCAACCGTTGAGAATAACGTACATTAGCTTTTCAGCGTAAATCCCCCCTATTTTATACTCAATCATAATTATCTTCATTGTGCTACATATTTTTGGGGGGAGTTTAGATTATGGACAATTAAATCAACTTCCAAATACCTATAAGACTTTAAAAGACTGCTTATCCACCAGGGCAAGCAGTCTTTCTTATAATGCTAATTCAGTTCGGATGTCTTCTAATAAGTTTGGATTAAATTCTCCGGCTTTCAGCATGGCAATCTCCTGTTTATAAGGCGGAAGCTTCACTTTATTTTCATCGCTGAGGCTGACCCAAGGCGTTTCAAGTATCTTGGGGATTGCCTTAAAGCGAGGATCATGAACGAATTGCTTCAAGGTAGGATAGCCAATCTGGCCCAAACCAATGTTAGCATGGCGGTCCTTATGGCTACCACAGGGATTGTATGAGTCATTAATATGCAGTACTTGAATGCGGTCCAAGCCAATGATGCGGTCAAATTCTGCTAAGACACCTTCAAAGTCTCCGGTAATATCATAACCTGCGTCATGAACATGACACGTATCAAACGTGACCGATAAGTATTCACTGCGGTCAACGCCTTCAATAATATAAGCCAACTCTTCAAAGCGCGCACCCAATTCCGTTCCTTTACCTGCCATCGTCTCCAAGGCGATTTGGACAGGGAGGTCTGGGTTAATAACTTCGTTGAGTCCATGGATAATTTGTTCTAAGCCCGCTTCAACCCCTGCGCCAACATGGGCACCTGGATGCAAGGTAACCTGCCTTGCCCCAAGGGCATGCGCACGTTTGATTTCTTCTTGAAGAAAGGCTACCGCAAATTCATGATAACCTTCCTTAGTGGTATTGGCTAGATTGACAATGTAAGGAGCGTGCACCGTTAAAGCGTGAATCCCAACTTCCTTCATATAGGCATGAGCTTCTTCAATATGAAATTCATCCAAAGATCTGCGCCTTGTATTCTGTGGCGCGCCCGTATATACCATGAAGACATTTGCCCCATAGGAGGCAGCCTCTTGGGCTGAACCTCGGAGCATCTCTTTCCCCTTCAGTGAAACGTGTGAACCGAGTAACATGGTCACACCCTATTTCTTCTCTTTGCTTTCCCGTAGACGACGAACTGTTAAGTTCAATTCTTTTAATTGAGCACGGTCTACCGTACTTGGTGCTTCCGTCATTGGATCGATACCACGACCTGTTTTCGGGAAGGCAATGACTTCACGAATATTCGGTTCGCCGGCTAGAATCATTACTAGACGGTCTAAGCCTAGCGCGATACCACCATGTGGCGGGAAGCCGTAATCAAAGGCACTCATTAAGAAGCCAAATTGTTCTTCCGCTTGTTGTGGTGTAAAGCCTAATAAATCAAACATTTCTTCTTGCATCTCACGCGTGTGAATACGGATACTACCGCCACCGATCTCATAACCATTTAAGACGATATCATAAGCCCGAGCTAAAGCCTCTGCAGGCTCTGCCTTTAAGGCAGCAACGTCATTATTTTGTGGGGAGGTGAATGGGTGGTGCATTGCTACATAGCGTCCTGCTTCTTCATCGAACTCTAGCAGTGGCCAGTCCGTAATCCAGACAAAGGCTAATTCTTCTGGATTATATAGCTGATGCGCTTTTCCAAGGTAATTACGTAACTCACCCAGAGAATCTGCAACCACTTTAGCTGAATCTGCCATAAAGAAGAGAATATCACCCGGTTCTGCTTGGCTAGGTCCTGCAATGCTATTATAAGCTGCTTCTTCCTTAAAGAATTTCGCAATTGGACCAGTGAAGCCATCTTCTGTTACCTTAGCCCATGCTAAGCCTTTAGCACCGTACGGCTTCACAACATTTAATAAATCATCTGCTGTCTTGCGCGTATATTCATCTGCAAGACCTTTTAAGTTTAAGGCTTTAACTTGGCCACCATTCTCGATCGCCCCTTTAAATACACCGAAATCCGTCCCCTTCACTGAATCAGTCAAGTCGATTAATTTCAAATCGAAACGAATATCCGGCTTATCTGAACCATATTCAGACATCGCTTGCTCATAGGTCATGCTCGGGAAGGCTTCGGTCAAGTCTAAACCACGGGCTTCTTTAACCACATGCTTTAGCATCTCTTCCGTGATAGCTTGAATATCTTCTTCTTCCAAGAAGCTTGTCTCAATATCGATTTGGGTAAATTCAGGCTGGCGATCGCCGCGCAAGTCTTCATCGCGGAAGCATCTTACGATTTGGTAATAGCGATCGATTCCTGCACCCATGAGTAATTGCTTAAAGATTTGTGGCGATTGCGGTAAAGCATAGAACTTTCCAGCTTCACGGCGTGTCGGCACGAGGAAGTCGCGGGCACCCTCAGGTGTGCTTTTGGTTAAGCTCGGTGTTTCTACGTCGATGAAATTAGTGTCATTTAAGTATTGGCGAACTGTTTGGACAACGGTATGGCGTAAACGCAAATTGTCAAACATTGGCTTGCGACGTAAATCTAGATAGCGATAACGTAAGCGAAGTTCTTCATCCGTATCAATCTCATCTTCCACGTAAATCGGTGGTGTTTGGCTTTTAGCCAGGACAACTAAGTTATTGGCCATCAATTCATAACGTCCCGTTGGAATCTTAGGATTTACTTGATCCTCATCACGAAGTACCAATTCACCTTTCACTTCAACAACAAACTCACTGCGCAAGTGATCTGCGGCTTCCATCTGCTCAGCAGGTAAATTCTCCGCATTAAAGACAACTTGAGCAATCCCTTCACGGTCACGCAAGTCAATAAAGATAACCCCACCTAGGTCACGGCGTCTTTGCACCCAACCTTTCAAGACTATCTCTTGCCCAACTAATTCTTCACCGATTAGGCCACAATATACTGTTCTTTTCGCCATATTCTTAAAATCCCCCTTTGAAAAATTCATCAATCACCGATGTATCCATCGTATGTTTGCGATAAACACTTGCAATGTCAGCTAAGACATCCGCCAATTTCTCGGTTGCTTGCTTACCAGTATCTTGGTTTTTCAGTTGTACCAGTCCGTCAGCTAATTCTTGCTCACCAACAGTCATCACCAACTTCGTATTCAGCTTACTAATTGTCTTAAACTGCGACTTCATACTACGACCTAAGTAGTCACGTTCAGCAATTAGCCCGGCCTGGCGAGCCGCTTGGACAATTTGCAAGGTAACGGTCTCAACTTCTTCGCCAAGACCCATCACATAAATATCAACTGGCTCTACTGCTGGAATCTCAATCCCTTGCTCTTCAAGTAAGATTAACAGACGTTCCATACCAATGGCAAAACCTATTCCCGATTCAGCCGGTCCACCAATCTGCTCAACCAATCCATCGTAGCGGCCTCCACCACAGACAGTTGACTGTGCACCAATGGAATCGTCTTCCACAATAATCTCAAAGATGGTATGTTGATAATAATCCAGACCGCGTACAATCGTCGGATCAATCGTATAAGGGATATTCAACGCATCCAAATGTGCTTGAACTTGCTCGAAATGCTTCCGACTCTCATCTCCTAAGAAGTCAATAATCGCCGGCGCATCTTGGCTCAAAGCCTTATCTTCAGGCGCCTTGCTATCAATAATCCGCATCGGATTAGTTTCCAGGCGTTTCTGTGAATCTTTACTTAGCTGATCTTTCACAGGTGTGAAATATTCAATCAAAGCTTCCCGGTACACTTGTCTTTCCTCCGGTTTGCCCAGTGAATTAAGGTAAAGCTTCAAATTCTTCACTTCTAACTCTTCGAAGAAATGCCAAGCCAAAGCAATTATCTCGGCATCTGTCGCCGGGTTGACACTGCCAAATGCTTCGACGCCTATTTGATGGAACTGACGTTGGCGACCCGCTTGGGGGCGCTCATAACGAAACATTGGTCCGATATAATATAGTTTTAAAGGCTTAGCAAATTCTGGCCCATGCAACTTATGCTCCACATAAGCCCGGACCACACCTGCAGTTCCCTCTGGTCGCAGAGCAATGTGACGCTCTCCTTTATCGTAGAAATCATACATTTCCTTAGACACAATATCCGTCGTATCCCCCACCGAACGACTAAACAAATCATAAGACTCCATCATCGGCGTGCGAATTTCTTGATACAAATAACGCTCGAATAAATCTCGGGCAACATCTTCAATATATTGCCATTTATAACTATCCTTTGGCAGAATATCTTCTGCCCCTTTGATTTTCTGAATCATTCATAAACCTCCATTTTGGACAAAAAAATAGTCCATGGCCAACAGCCATAGGACGAATCAACGTGGTACCACCTATCTTCACCTAGTCAGACTAGGTCTTTACTACCGTATCGGGGTAAGCGGAATAACTTTACATTATTCATCTCCGTAGTGTCTTCGTCTTCGTTGATTCTTTCAGCCAGGGAATCAATCTCTATACTTAGACTACTTGTCTACATCTGCGATATACTTATGATATAATACTAATTTACTCATTCATTCACAGAAAGTCAAGCCCTGTTTTTATCGATGTTACATCTCAAGAATTTAGGTAAGCTGTATAAGCAAATGCATAAGAATAAAAGAGGTGGATTCTATAATCAACTTAGCCACCCAAAATAAAAAACATCAAGTGAATTTCATGCTATATTGAAGTTACCACAACTCTCAATAGATAAGGATGAATTTACGTGACGCAAATTCATGATAACACAGCTACTAAAAAAGACACATCTTTCTTATCAAGAACGTTGCCAGATTGCTATTCTTAAACAAGAAAACTATTCAAATCGAGCTATCCCAGCTAGTCTTAATCGGGCGCCCAAACCATTCATAATGAAATCAAGCGAGGGACTGTTAAACAAAAGAAAAAACAAGTCCAGAGCGGCAAAGAGTATGTTTATTACTACACTGTTTATGATGCAGATAAGGGTCAGGCGGCTCATGATAACCAGCGTTTAAATTGTGGAAGATGTCCTAAATGGGCAGATTCTGATGCGTTCATGGAATGGGCAGATGAAAAAATGCTCGAAGATCATTGGTCCCCTGATGTGGTCGTTGGTTTTGCTAAGCGACAAGAGCTATTTGACCCAAAACTGATTCCTAGCACGACTACTCTCTATAATTGGATAGATAGTGGCATTATGCGCACTAAAAATATAGACTTACTGGAGAAACTCTCTCGTAAACCTCGTCAAAAGAAACGGTCAACTAAGGAAAATAAGCGGATTTTAGGAAATTCAATTGACGAGCGACCTGAAGAAGTTAAATCTCGTGATCATTTCGGTCACTGGGAAATTGACACGGTTATCGGGCAAAAAACTAAAGAGGACGAAGTCTTATTAACCTTAGTCGAGAGAATGACTCGTTTTGAAGTCCTCCTTAAGTTGCCGGGTAAGACTTCCGAAGGTGTTTGTTTAGCAGTGTCCCATCTCAGAGAGCGCTGTGGCGATGACTACACTCGTCTATTCAAAACAGTCACCGCAGATAATAGAACCGAGTTTGCTTCCTTACAAGAAGCCCTCCAAGAGATAGTATTCGCCTACTTTACGCACCCATTTGCTTCTTACGAAAGAGGGACGAGCGAGAATCAGCATAAATACATCCGACGATTTCTACCGAAAGGTCAAAAAATATCGGAAATGAGTGATCAGCAGATTT
This region of Suicoccus acidiformans genomic DNA includes:
- a CDS encoding HD family phosphohydrolase; the protein is MKTRLEQWQSQAGKYYFFIVLIILSLFVILLGYSTTLPQQYNFQLNQVAETTIQAPTTIEDVEMTERNREQARNSVADVYVYQPNIRESQLALLEQLFQGLRDVRKERYSTESLKEIEAEEEWMQRYIALEINAERTDEQDVIFGQLEKSEKLFALLYYFSGHYDDSVVNLLTRIPRESIVSLVEMSDNDLSTINQATAQILDSTLSKPIHANEIIQIIAQARTQLDGLNLNFESRQVTQDLLQQLIIPTMVYSEEETEERRQQVANSVQPSYILQGQIIVQEGHVIDQDDMRQLDLFGYLDRRAMRSAGYGFYALVLIQALALLVHFRQKLVGSKQDVLSANAQLTVYSVSMVAILSVLKLLSLLQQNNLEHALLLCPIYIMPILLLPYTSEELSILEIIFFNLFANFFISSNSIIDITLIVLFYLLSSLLGFLVALIQKRKATQRLHIGMSLLLHGIVMVPILSVLNYLSDMQQTAFILAIAAVNVFIAGAAYFFIQPYWEAWFGQHSTLVLNQLSNLNNPLLLEISEKAPGTYHHSMMVATLSSNAVTAIGGDALLARVASYYHDVGKTIHPMFFTENVPAHMVSPHQKLTPKESAEIIISHVTLGRGIMEEHHFPQIIIDICMQHHGTTRVGYFYHEAKQDNPNVDEADFRYPGPKPQSKEAAVIMIADSVEAASRSLKDYELETIENLVDSIICDKLKDDQFSESGLTFHEVKLVRQSLINNISGMYHSRISYPKD
- the rpsU gene encoding 30S ribosomal protein S21; the encoded protein is MSKTVVRDNESLDDALRRFKRNVSKTGTLREARKREYYEKPSVRRKKKSEAARKRKY
- the ybeY gene encoding rRNA maturation RNase YbeY, whose protein sequence is MNVTIIDEGNYLNEQESDLLRNILTEAGKALKLPEDAEVDVSIVSNEAIHALNQQYRQVDRPTDVLSFPLEEGEDELDLAFGDLLKVLNMPRHLGDIVISYPRMQEQAEEYGHSQARELAFLAVHGFLHLNGYDHQTPQEEAEMFGIQEKVLDNYGLSR
- the era gene encoding GTPase Era, which translates into the protein MKEQTFKSGFIAIIGRPNVGKSTLLNRFVGQKIAIMSDKAQTTRNRIQGVYTDETAQIVFIDTPGIHKPKHALGDFMLKTTYSALQGVDGVLVVVNASEPIGPGDRLVIERAASTKVPVFLLINKIDLVSHEDLLPIIESYRQEYDFDEIYPISATEGDNVPELLEGIKGILQEGPKYYPADQVMDHPEYFVVAEFIREKILLLTREEIPHSVAVQVERMQRNEDGKIEIQATIIVERKSQKGIIIGAQGKMIKKIGQLARRDIEHLLDDKVYLDLWVKVQNNWRERQSQLMDLGYRPDDY
- a CDS encoding PhoH family protein — protein: MTELNEVNKQVTVTNSDWLVALLGNRDKHIQLIEEELPVRIANRGEIISISGQEEEVELVRQIFLNLLQLLESGVPVKMPDIVTAIKMAKRGSLDYFAHLYEKVIGRTYEGKAIRAKNFGQLEYVRAVEAHDITFGIGPAGTGKTFLAVVLAVEAMREGRVKKIILTRPAVEAGESLGFLPGDLKEKVAPYLRPVYDALYTIYGTEQTNRLMERGVIEIAPLAYMRGRTLDDAFVILDEAQNTTIAQMKMFLTRLGFGSKMIVNGDHTQIDLPKGVRSGLVDAQQTLKGIPRVKFVTFDEYDVVRHPVVADIIRAYRRHDD
- a CDS encoding diacylglycerol kinase family protein codes for the protein MASPVKASLKKFIKSCSFAISGIYQAFQTERNLRIELCIGLLTIGAGFYFQITLGEWLAVLLASGLVLSAELFNSAIETVVDLVAQGQELPLAKRAKDIAAGAVLLAALTAALIGLIIFIPYMKLLI
- a CDS encoding GatB/YqeY domain-containing protein, with product MSLTERINQDVKLAMKARDKDRLKVLRMIKAALQNEQLNHDEPLTGDQELTILNREMKQRRDSLAEFEQAGREDLVEEVKAEIVIVEEYLPEQLSDEEIRQVVQDVIEEVGASSPSDFGKVMGPAMARLKGQADGSKVNAIVKELLH
- a CDS encoding Fur family transcriptional regulator; translation: MHTMEHKQTNEELVEQGLETLRANQFKITQKRKEILELFAQKQHYMSAQDVHEILREKYPTMSYNTTYRNLYDFVECDLLETTEYRQQQLFKIHCIGDHHHHHFICTKCGKSIPIHHCPMHLLEDELQGVQIEFHRFEVFGLCADCQ
- a CDS encoding pyruvate, water dikinase regulatory protein, with the translated sequence MSKILHYYILSDSVGDTALKVARSALAQFPEARTKLHRHNFVNDTDALNDILQEAAALDGLVFITIADNQLAKYVERFCIETGLICYNLIQPFVLEIQRRLEVEPSEIAGAQHELSDAYFKRIEAIEFCIQYDDGRDPSGMDEAEIIIIGISRTGKTPLSMYLGTLGYKVLNIPLIPENEPPVELFKTDKKKIIGLTNDPYTINRLRETRMIEYGMDSGTRYASIKRVEEELNFADELYRQLDCPVINVVDRSIEESATIILDIMNMPVRYN